ATCAGGCCGAAGATGATCGAGGCGACCGTGACCTCGCGATACCGAGGGTCGAACAGGCCGCCCGAGTGCTCGGGCGGATCGGCCGGAGGATGGTCCGCGGGCGGCGAGGCGCCCGGGCCGGGCGGATCGGCCATGGCGTCGGGGTTGACGCCGGCGGTCGTCTGGCCGGATTGGCCGGGCGAACCTGGTTGCCTCGGGTCACGGCTGTCGGGCGTATCGCTCATCAGCGGCCTCCACGGGAATCTCCAAACGTACGCCGCCCGGAACGCCAAGAAAAACTTGATGCGGCGCAAACCGAACGGCCCCGGGCCCGGTCTAATCCATCAGGACGCCCGCATGACCATCGACCGATCGCCAATCGAGGCCGCAGAGAACGCCCACGCCCACGCCGACGTGGGAGTGAGCGACGAACGTTTGCTCGCCCGATTCGCCCGCGATCGTGGCGACTCGAGCGCGGCCCTGCAGGAACTCGCCCGCCGCCACGAGCGCCGGCTGCTGGGCCTGTCGCTGGGCTTGTGCAACGGACGCGAGGACCTGACACGCGAGGCCGTGCAGGAGACCTGGGTGCGCGTCATCCGGCACGCCGGCACGTTCAAGGGCAAGAGCAGCTTCGCGACGTGGGTGTACCGCATCGCGGTGCATCGGTGCCGCGACGTGATGGCCAGGGAGCGGGCGCTGGCTCGCCGTGGGGGCCGCGCGAGCGAGCCGCCCACGGTCCGAGCGTCCGACGCAGACCTCGCGTGGACACGGAGCGTGGTCGGCGGCCTGCCGCAGCATGAACGGGAAGTCGTGCTGCTGTGCCACATGCGCGGCATGACCCACGAGCAGGCGGCGGCCGTGCTGGGCATCCCGCCGGGCACGCTCAAGACGCGGATGACTCGGGCGATGGGGCGGCTGCGCGACGTGATGGGCGAAGATCGGGGAGGCGACGCGTGAACGAGCGACCAAACGAACTGGAAGACCGCCTCGCCTCGCTGACCGAGTGGCGCGCCGAGCACGAGCCGGCGCTCTGGGAGAGCG
This genomic stretch from Phycisphaerales bacterium harbors:
- a CDS encoding RNA polymerase sigma factor, encoding MTIDRSPIEAAENAHAHADVGVSDERLLARFARDRGDSSAALQELARRHERRLLGLSLGLCNGREDLTREAVQETWVRVIRHAGTFKGKSSFATWVYRIAVHRCRDVMARERALARRGGRASEPPTVRASDADLAWTRSVVGGLPQHEREVVLLCHMRGMTHEQAAAVLGIPPGTLKTRMTRAMGRLRDVMGEDRGGDA